A region of bacterium DNA encodes the following proteins:
- a CDS encoding VCBS repeat-containing protein encodes MKILAMSLVTLAGLSGSLVSRAADFDGDSRDDVAVFRPSTGLWAVRGVTRAYFGGTGDEARPGDFNGDGIADIAIYRGTTGLWAVRGVTRTYFGSSSDTAIQGGGGQRTYDYVVKPNDGDDLKAALESETYNSVYIPAGYYSVGSDITVDNVQMISGAGTPLIGNSTGTTINLGTNCNLILTTSGGVTVENLMVQNGGGTYGQIYVTTNADYSRLINVHAVGSDHYAFNAAAGADYVTLISCMAFTSDSYGFYGFVDHCAMTNCRTKNCDATAFYNCDNLSGCIADGGESSINGFYSCERLSSCLATGCTNHGFTTCDMLSACEGENNSNYGFYNCSRLSACKAMSNDTYGFGSCNYLSACYAFDNGTDNWYNCNYIAASNN; translated from the coding sequence ATGAAGATATTGGCGATGAGCTTGGTCACGCTTGCCGGTTTAAGCGGTAGTCTGGTTTCCCGGGCGGCTGATTTCGACGGGGACTCACGTGACGACGTGGCGGTCTTCCGGCCTTCGACGGGTTTGTGGGCCGTCAGGGGTGTAACCCGTGCCTACTTCGGCGGGACAGGGGACGAAGCCCGGCCCGGAGACTTCAACGGCGACGGGATCGCCGACATCGCCATTTACCGGGGGACCACCGGCCTCTGGGCGGTACGGGGGGTGACTCGAACCTACTTCGGGTCCTCATCCGATACTGCGATTCAAGGTGGCGGCGGCCAGCGGACCTACGACTACGTGGTCAAGCCCAACGACGGGGACGACCTCAAGGCGGCCCTGGAGAGCGAGACTTACAACAGCGTCTACATCCCCGCCGGGTATTACTCCGTCGGCTCCGATATTACCGTGGATAACGTCCAGATGATCTCGGGCGCGGGCACGCCGCTGATCGGAAATTCAACCGGGACGACAATCAACCTGGGAACAAATTGCAACCTCATCCTGACTACCTCCGGCGGGGTAACCGTGGAAAACCTGATGGTCCAAAACGGTGGCGGAACATACGGCCAGATCTACGTCACTACTAACGCCGATTATTCCCGCCTGATCAACGTCCACGCCGTCGGCAGCGACCACTACGCTTTCAACGCGGCGGCGGGCGCCGACTATGTCACCCTCATCAGCTGCATGGCGTTTACGTCCGACTCCTACGGCTTTTATGGGTTCGTCGACCACTGCGCCATGACCAACTGCCGGACAAAAAACTGTGATGCAACGGCGTTCTATAACTGCGACAACCTCTCGGGGTGCATCGCGGACGGAGGGGAATCTTCAATCAACGGATTCTACTCCTGCGAGAGGCTGTCCTCCTGCCTGGCTACCGGCTGTACCAATCACGGATTCACCACTTGCGATATGCTCAGCGCCTGCGAAGGGGAAAACAACTCCAACTACGGGTTCTACAACTGCAGCCGACTCAGCGCCTGCAAGGCCATGAGCAACGATACCTATGGCTTCGGAAGCTGCAACTACCTCAGCGCCTGCTACGCGTTCGACAACGGGACCGATAACTGGTACAACTGCAACTACATCGCTGCCTCCAACAACTGA